CCGCATCAAAATCGCTGGCACTAAAGTCTTCGTTGACGGAGCCATCTCCAACGCAACCGCCTGGATGGCCCGCCCCTACCGCGGCACCTTCGACCAATTCGGCCGCCGCACAATCAACGCAAAAGAACTCCGCGCCGCCGCCGAATGGGCACGCGACAACCGAGTCCAACTGGCCGCACACGCCATGGGCGATGCCGCACTCGAATTCCTCATCGACGTCGTCGGCGACATGGACCCCTGGATGACCGACGTACCCAGCGTCCAAGTGGAACACGCCAGCATCCTGCCCGAACCACTACAACAGCTCATGCTCCGCTCCCGCATGAACTTCGGCATCGTCACTCACTCAATCTTCGACTTCGCCGAAATGGACGTCTACAGCGCCAACCTCAGCACCCGCGCCCTCGTCGACGCCTACCCCCTACAACGCGTCTACCGCTCCTTCCACGCCTCATGCCTATCCTCCGACAGCCCCGCCACCACTTGGATGGATGCAGACAACGTCTTCACCTCCATCCAAGCCGCCGTGGATCGTACCGCCAGCAACGGCACCACTCTGGGATTCGCCAACGCCCTCACCATCCCCCAAGCCATCCTCATGTACACCTCACGAGCAGTGCGCGTGGCACCCCACACCGGCCTAGGACGCATCGCTCAAGGCGCCTTTGCCAACTTCGTCATTCTCGACCGCGACGTCTTCACCACCCCAGCCAAAGAACTCGGCCAAGTCCGCGTCGCCTCCACCTGGATCGACGGTGAACGTGTCTACCGCCGCGACACCTAAAACACAGACCACCACCAGTACGCATAACCACCAGTCGATGCATACGCCCCACCTGCCAGTCACACCCCAGCAACCATGAATATTCAGCCGCAATATTCAGCCGCGCCACCGACAAACCGATTGGGCACCAGGGAACCCCGATGAGGTGCACGCACCTCACCCATGAACACAACCCAGGGAAGGTGCCATGCCTCAGTCCGCCACACCACACCGAAGCATCCATGAAGCAGGCACCGACAGCGTCCTGACCCCCAGGGACGCCCAACGCCTCTCCTCTGAAGGCGGCCGAAGCCCCCGCGTCAACCTCCTCATCCTCGGAGCCTCCGGCGATCTGACCCGGCGCCTCCTCCTACCTGGACTGGGAACTCTCCTCCTCGCCGATCCCGAACGACGGGTCCGCATCCTCGGCGCCGCCGCTGACGACCTCTCCGACGAAGAATGGCGCCTACGTGTCCTGCAAGCCCTCGCTGAAGGAGGCTGCGGACAACGCGGCGCCTCCCGCCTGGCCGAACGATCCAGCTACACCAAAGTTGACCTACTCAGCTCCGCAGCAGTCCGCGACCTCATCGCCGAACTAGGCAACGAACCCGCCATCATCTACTTCGCGCTACCCCCACGCATCACGCACAAAGTCCTGGAAGTGCTCGCCACCATCGGCATCGGCCCCAACATTCGCCTCGGCCTCGAAAAACCCTTCGGCAATGACCTACAAACCGCACGCGAACTCAACGAACTCCTACACAGCTTCGCCGACGAATCCCAGATCTACCGAGTAGACCACTTCCTCGGCCGCTCCGGAGTGCTCAACCTTCTCGGATTCCGATTCGCCAACCGCGTCTTCGAACCCCTCTGGAACTGCGCACACATCGAATCCGTCGACATCATCTTCGACGAATCCCTCGCCCTTGAAGGCCGTGCCGCCTACTACGACCACGCCGGCGCCCTCATCGACATGATCCAATCCCACCTCCTGCTCATGCTGGCCCTGACTGCCATGGAAGACCTCTCTCGCATCGAGGCCCTCGAACTACGCGACCTGCAAACCCACCTCCTACGCTGCGTATCCCTCTGGAACGAAGACCCAGCCCAATCCTCCCGCCGCGCTCGCTACTCCGCCGGCGTCGTCGAAGGCAAGAAAGTGCCCGCCTACGTCGACGAAAAAGGCGTCAACCCCGACAACATGACCGAAACCCTCGCCGAGGTCACCGTCCGCATCAACAACGAACGCTGGGCAGGAGTGCCCTTCCGCCTGCGCAGCGGCAAAGCCCTAGGAAAAAACGACCGCCGAATCGTCCTGCATTTCAAACCCGTCGGACACCTACCCACCGGATTCGGCCCCGCCCCCGGCGCTAACACCCTCACTATTTCTCTCTCCCCAGAAGAACTCCAGCTCGACATCGCCACCAACGGCTCCGGCGACAAATTCAAACTCGAACGCAGCCGCATGACCGCAGTCCTTGGTGAAAGCGCCATCCGCCCCTACGGCGAAATCCTTGGCCACATCATGGACGGCGACCAACTCCTATCCGTCCGCGGCGACACCGCTGAAGAAATGTGGCGCATCCTCACCCCCGTCGTCGAAGCCTGGCGCAACAACGAAGTCCCCATGCATGAATACTCCGCAGGCACCCACGGACCCGACGAATGGGACACCTTCGCCTAACAGCACCACGAGGGCCGACGAGCCTTAACCGGCCGCCGGCCCTCGTCATTTAGCCTTCCATCATGGCCCGCTACCTCGACATCCACCCCATCGACCCCCAACCCCGCCTCATCACCCAAGCAGTAACCATCCTGCGCGAGGGCGGAATCATCGCCTACCCCACCGAATCCGGATACGCACTCGGCTCAGCCATCGGAAACGCCACCGGAAAACAACGCATCAGCGACATCCGCAAACTCGGCAAAGAGCACCAATATTCGCTCATGTGCAGCGACTTCGCCCAGCTAGGGCAACTCGTCATGCTCTCTAATAGCCAATTCCGTCTCGTCAAAGCTGCCACCCCCGGCCCCTACACCTTCATCCTCAAAGGCACTAGCGAAGTACCGCGCAAACTTCTGGACCCCAAACGCAAAACCGTTGGCGTACGCATCAGCGACCACAAAGTCGTCCAGGCACTACTTACCGAACTAGGCGAGCCCCTGCTCACCAGCACCCTCATACTTCCCAACGAAACCAGCCCTATGATCAACGGCTGGATGGTCAAAGAAGAACTCGACCACCTCGTCGACGCTGTTATTGACGCCGACGACGCTGGCATCGAACCCACCACCGTTATCGATCTCACCAGCGACATCCCCGAAATCTTGCGCCGTGGAGCCGGAGACACCGCCCTTTTCGACATGTAAGTAAACCCTCAGCCGCAATAGTCACCACGACAGGCCTAGACTTGCTCCATGAGTACGCCCCTGGATGTCATCACCCCTAAGGTCTCCGCCGCGATCTCAGCTGCCCTCGGCGACGAATATGCAGGTGCAGACCCCGTACTCCGACCAAGCCAATACGCTGAC
This region of Dermatophilus congolensis genomic DNA includes:
- a CDS encoding L-threonylcarbamoyladenylate synthase, with the translated sequence MARYLDIHPIDPQPRLITQAVTILREGGIIAYPTESGYALGSAIGNATGKQRISDIRKLGKEHQYSLMCSDFAQLGQLVMLSNSQFRLVKAATPGPYTFILKGTSEVPRKLLDPKRKTVGVRISDHKVVQALLTELGEPLLTSTLILPNETSPMINGWMVKEELDHLVDAVIDADDAGIEPTTVIDLTSDIPEILRRGAGDTALFDM
- a CDS encoding glucose-6-phosphate dehydrogenase → MPQSATPHRSIHEAGTDSVLTPRDAQRLSSEGGRSPRVNLLILGASGDLTRRLLLPGLGTLLLADPERRVRILGAAADDLSDEEWRLRVLQALAEGGCGQRGASRLAERSSYTKVDLLSSAAVRDLIAELGNEPAIIYFALPPRITHKVLEVLATIGIGPNIRLGLEKPFGNDLQTARELNELLHSFADESQIYRVDHFLGRSGVLNLLGFRFANRVFEPLWNCAHIESVDIIFDESLALEGRAAYYDHAGALIDMIQSHLLLMLALTAMEDLSRIEALELRDLQTHLLRCVSLWNEDPAQSSRRARYSAGVVEGKKVPAYVDEKGVNPDNMTETLAEVTVRINNERWAGVPFRLRSGKALGKNDRRIVLHFKPVGHLPTGFGPAPGANTLTISLSPEELQLDIATNGSGDKFKLERSRMTAVLGESAIRPYGEILGHIMDGDQLLSVRGDTAEEMWRILTPVVEAWRNNEVPMHEYSAGTHGPDEWDTFA